One part of the Botrytis cinerea B05.10 chromosome 8, complete sequence genome encodes these proteins:
- the Bcimp1 gene encoding Bcimp1 — MSLLPHTISGGGGGGKGSGSGNPKHAAHPLRILTWTLKSLFIYHLFHTYFYSLETGSGPSMLPTISVSNDWFLISRAYRRGRDVQVGDIVSFESVVEPGQKAFKRVLGLEGDCVMMGTPGSGETQMIRIPEGHCWVVGDNLEWSRDSRMFGPIPMALIKGKIIARVLPWSERKWFENDLKPVVDDC; from the exons ATGTCCCTTCTCCCACACACTATcagtggaggaggaggaggaggaaaaggaagcgGAAGCGGAAATCCCAAGCACGCCGCTCACCCCCTGCGCATCCTAACCTGGACACTCAAATCGCTCTTCATCTACCACCTCTTCCACACGTACTTTTATTCACTCGAGACGGGATCTGGACCCTCGATGCTCCCGACCATCTCCGTGTCCAACGATTGGTTTCTCATCTCGCGTGCGTATCGACGCGGCCGCGACGTCCAGGTTGGCGATATCGTTTCGTTTGAATCGGTCGTTGAGCCCGGTCAAAAGGCTTTCAAGAgggttttgggtttggaggggGATTGCGTTATGATGGGGACGCCGGGGAGTGGAGAGACTCAGATGATTAGA ATCCCCGAGGGACATTGTTGGGTAGTGGGGGATAATTTAGAATGGTCGAGAGATTCAAGGATGTTTGGTCCGATACCTATGGCTTTGATTAAGGGGAAAATTATCGCTAGAGTCCTACCATGGAGCGAGAGAAAATGGTTCGAGAATGATCTGAAACCAGTGGTAGATGACTGTTGA
- the Bcsnf4 gene encoding Bcsnf4, giving the protein MSNMAEEMQPAAPNPADTFTSQPPIVARHDHESRIAQPSTFLLPRVKVAEMQQEKPLEETPPEKPMSALDKDQQKGLKSIRDFLKRRTSYDVLPLSFRLIILNTDLLVKKSLTILLQNGIVSAPLWDSHTSTFAGLLTTSDYINVIQYYWQNPEALNQIDQFKLSSLRDIEKAIGVLPLETVSVHPARPLYDACRQMLQTRARRIPLVDVDDETGKEMVVSVITQYRILKFISVNVDETEYLKKSVLELKLGTYGDLQTANMDTPVIDVIHMMVKHSISSVPIVDKDSRVLNLFEAVDVITIIKGGVYDGLTLTVGEALANRAEDFAGIYTCSEEDRLNSIFDTIRKSRVHRLVVIDEEQHLKGVISLSDILQYVLLHGEDDD; this is encoded by the exons ATGTCTAATATGGCAGAAGAGATGCAGCCAGCGGCGCCCAATCCCGCAGACACCTTCACATCACAACCACCGATTGTCGCTAGACATGATCACGAGTCGCGCATAGCTCAACCTTCAACATTCCTCCTCCCAAGAGTGAAGGTCGCCGAGATGCAGCAAGAAAAGCCGCTGGAGGAAACGCCGCCGGAAAAGCCGATGAGCGCGCTCGACAAGGACCAGCAAAAGGGTCTG AAATCGATTCGAGATTTCCTCAAGCGCCGTACAAGTTACGACGTTCTACCTCTTTCCTTTCGActtattattctaaatacCGATTTACTTGTCAAGAAGAGCTTGACTATTCTCCTACAAAATG GTATCGTTTCAGCCCCGCTATGGGATTCGCACACCTCAACTTTTGCTGGCCTTCTTACGACTTCGGACTACATAAACGTCATCCAATACTATTGGCAGAATCCAGAAGCTCTCAATCAAATAGACCAATTCAAGTTGAGCAGTTTAAGAG atattgaaaaggcaATTGGCGTACTGCCTTTGGAGACAGTATCGGTACACCCTGCAAGACCTCTTTATGACGCCTGTCGACAAATGCTACAAACCCGCGCCCGCCGTATTCCGCTGGTTGATGTCGATGACGAAACCGGAAAAGAGATGGTAGTTAGTGTGATCACACAATACCGCATTCTAAAATTTATTAGTGTCAACGTCGATGAGACGGAATATCTGAAGAAAAGCGTTTTGGAACTCAAGCTGGGAACATATGGCGACTTACAAACCGCAAATATGGACACCCCGGTGATCGACGTAATACACATGATGGTCAAACATAGCATTTCGAGTGTTCCCATTGTTGATAAAGATTCACGAGTCCTTAACCTTTTCGAGGCTGTTGATGtaatcacaatcatcaaaGGTGGAGTATATGATGGTTTGACTTTGACCGTGGGAGAGGCTCTGGCGAATAGAGCAGAAGATTTTGCAGGGATTTATACATGCAGCGAAGAAGACAGATTAAATTCGATCTTTGACACGATTCGAAAATCTAGAGTGCATCGATTGGTGGTTATAGATGAAGAGCAACATTTGAAGGGAGTGATCTCTTTATCCGATATTCTACAGTATGTACTCCTACACGGAGAAGACGACGATTAA
- the Bcvac8 gene encoding Bcvac8 has translation MGGVCSSCCGGKSRDGLYEPVLAESEREAVADLLQYLENRGETDFFSGEPLRALSTLVFSDNVDLQRSASLTFAEITERDVREVDRDTLEPILFLLQSPDIEVQRAASAALGNLAVNTENKVAIVLLGGLTPLIRQMMSPNVEVQCNAVGCITNLATHEDNKAKIARSGALGPLTRLAKSKDMRVQRNATGALLNMTHSDENRQQLVNAGAIPVLVQLLSSSDVDVQYYCTTALSNIAVDANNRKKLALNENRLIQSLVNLMDSSSPKVQCQAALALRNLASDEKYQLEIVRARGLAPLLRLLQSSYLPLILSAVACIRNISIHPLNESPIIDAGFLKPLVDLLGSTDNEEIQCHAISTLRNLAASSDRNKELVLQAGAVQKCKQLVLEVALSVQSEMTAAIAVLALSDDLKTQLLNLGVFDVLIPLTDSPSIEVQGNSAAALGNLSSKVGDYSIFIQAWTEPFGGIHGYLKRFLASGDPTFQHIAIWTLLQLLESEDKKLISLIGKSEEIVQMIKTISDKQIESDDEGEEDGEGEVIQLAQRSLQLLGQGGKSSHIEG, from the exons ATGGGAGGTGTTTGCTCTTCTTGCTGCGGAG GTAAATCCCGAGATGGCTTATATGAACCGGTGCTAGCAGAAAGCGAAAGAGAAGCGGTGGCAGACCTTTTACAATACCTAGAGAAT CGCGGCGAGACCGACTTTTTCTCCGGGGAACCTCTACGAGCTTTGAGTACATTGGTATTTTCTGATAATGTCGACCTTCAGCGAAGTGCTAGTTTAACATTTGCTGAGATAACGGAACGAG ATGTTCGTGAAGTAGATAGAGACACTCTCGAGCCGATACTCTTCCTTCTGCAAAGTCCCGATATCGAGGTACAACGAGCGGCTAGCGCAGCTCTTGGAAATTTGGCAGTTAACA CCGAAAACAAAGTAGCAATCGTGCTTCTTGGGGGGCTTACGCCTCTCATCAGACAGATGATGTCTCCAAATGTCGAGGTGCAATGTAACGCGGTCGGCTGTATCACCAACTTGGCAACACACGAGGATAACAAGGCCAAGATCGCACGATCAGGGGCATTGGGACCTCTTACTCGTCTAGCTAAATCTAAAGATATGCGTGTGCAGAGAAATGCTACTGGCGCTTTATTGAACATGACACATTCTG ATGAGAACCGACAGCAGCTGGTCAATGCTGGTGCCATACCCGTACTAGTACAACTCCTCTCGTCTTCTGATGTAGATGTGCAATACTACTGTACAACAGCTTTGAGTAATATCGCTGTTGATGCTAATAACCGCAAGAAGCTCGCCTTGAACGAGAATAGACTCATACAGTCCCTTGTGAACCTGATGGATTCCTCCTCACCTAAAGTCCAGTGTCAAGCGGCTTTAGCCTTGCGAAATCTTGCTTCTGATGAGAAGTATCAATTAGAAATTGTGCGCGCTCGCGGTTTAGCTCCATTATTACGACTTTTACAATCCTCATATCTACCATTAATACTTTCTGCTGTCGCTTGCATACGCAACATATCGATACATCCATTAAACGAATCTCCAATCATTGATGCCGGCTTTCTAAAACCATTAGTAGATCTACTAGGTTCCACCGATaatgaagaaattcaatgCCACGCCATATCGACTCTTCGCAACCTCGCTGCTAGTTCTGATCGAAACAAGGAGCTTGTCCTACAAGCTGGAGCTGTTCAAAAATGTAAACAACTTGTTCTGGAGGTCGCCCTTAGTGTTCAATCGGAAATGACTGCTGCAATCGCTGTATTGGCCTTAAGTGATGATCTTAAGACTCAACTTCTCAACCTAGGTGTATTCGATGTCCTTATTCCGTTGACAGATTCCCCGAGTATCGAAGTCCAAGGCAACAGTGCTGCAGCTCTTGGTAATTTGTCGTCTAAGG TCGGTGACTactccattttcattcaagCCTGGACAGAACCATTCGGAGGTATTCATGGTTATTTAAAACGCTTCCTCGCTAGCGGAGATCCAACTTTCCAACACATCGCAATCTGGACATTGCTACAACTATTGGAATCCGAGgataaaaaattaataagCTTGATTGGAAAATCAGAAGAGATTGTGCAAATGATCAAGACTATTTCCGATAAACAAATTGAATCAGACGACgaaggcgaagaagatggggagggagaagTTATTCAACTTGCTCAAAGATCATTACAACTACTTGGACAAGGTGGGAAGTCTTCCCATATCGAAGGTTGA